Proteins encoded in a region of the Dreissena polymorpha isolate Duluth1 chromosome 6, UMN_Dpol_1.0, whole genome shotgun sequence genome:
- the LOC127835964 gene encoding uncharacterized protein K02A2.6-like, whose protein sequence is MVDSGAWCNVIDRELWEDLKNQKLKCKSYLTTKRVYAYGSATPLTVARGFLTQVSVGNKCVDTEFVVVEEHGQALLGRQTSIDLGMLVINNPSSVNSVNVSIDKSSIQTKFPKCFDGLGKLKDYQLHIDIDKHIQPVVQGLRRVPYNLRQKLEKKIEELLSMDIIEKVEGTSKWVSPFVVVPKPNGDVRLCVDMRRAHEAVITERYPIPTTEEILRGLNKSTVFSKLDIFMVYHQMELDDSSREITTFMTHKGMYRYKRLLFGISCAPEMYDKVMAQVLSGLDGVSNIFDDIVVHGQMEAEHNVRLEALLKRLQDKGLTLNFDKMKII, encoded by the coding sequence ATGGTCGATTCGGGAGCGTGGTGCAACGTCATTGACCGGGAACTCTGGGAAGATTTAAAAAACCAGAAATTGAAATGTAAATCATATTTAACAACAAAGAGAGTTTATGCATATGGTAGTGCAACACCGCTTACAGTTGCGCGTGGATTTTTAACGCAAGTGTCGGTTGGGAACAAATGCGTGGATACAGAGTTTGTTGTTGTTGAGGAGCATGGACAAGCCTTGCTAGGTAGACAGACTTCAATTGACTTGGGAATGTTGGTAATAAATAACCCTAGTAGTGTAAACAGTGTAAACGTGAGCATTGATAAGTCGTCCATACAAACTAAATTTCCAAAGTGTTTTGATGGATTGGGAAAACTAAAGGATTATCAATTACACATTGATATTGATAAACATATTCAACCAGTTGTGCAAGGATTACGACGTGTTCCGTATAACTTACGTCAAAAACTTGAGAAGAAGATCGAAGAATTACTTTCCATGGACATTATTGAAAAGGTGGAAGGTACAAGTAAATGGGTGAGCCCTTTTGTGGTTGTACCAAAACCAAACGGAGATGTAAGATTGTGTGTGGACATGAGACGAGCACACGAAGCAGTGATAACGGAAAGATACCCAATTCCTACAACAGAGGAAATTCTTCGGGGCTTAAATAAGTCAACAGTGTTTTCAAAGCTGGACATCTTCATGGTGTACCATCAAATGGAGTTAGATGATTCGTCCAGAGAGATAACTACATTCATGACACACAAAGGCATGTACAGATATAAGAGACTGCTATTTGGAATAAGTTGTGCACCGGAAATGTACGATAAGGTGATGGCACAGGTTCTGAGTGGACTCGATGGTGTGAGCAACATATTTGATGATATTGTAGTTCATGGACAAATGGAAGCAGAACATAATGTCCGTTTAGAAGCTTTGCTGAAGAGATTGCAAGATAAGGGTCTTACACTCAACTttgataaaatgaaaattatctaA